CGCCGGACCACCACGCCTGGGACATAACCCACGCCGGCAGCGCGTTCGTCCCGCCGCCGGCTATTGCCGAGGCCGACGACCGCTTCGAGCACTCCCGCATATATCGCGCCGCCGCGCTCGACTACATAAGGGCACACCCCGTCAAGACCTTCGCGCGCTTCTGGTCGAAGTTGGCGGATATGTGGGAGCCGGAGCGGCTGTTCTTCGGCGGGTACCGCCGCGGGTATTTGCCCAACGCGCGCCGGCCGTTGGTATTCGGATTTATCGGGGCCGAGGTCGTCGCTTCCGCGGCGGCGCTGCTCTTGTTCTGGGTCGCGGTGCCGATGATGCCGAGGAGCCCCTGGCGTAACCTGGCGCTCATAGTCGTGTTGTGCACGTCGCTGGCGTACGCCGTCACCGTCGCGCACCCGCGGTACAATTATCCGCTGATGGTTTTGGGTATGCCGGCAATCGGGTACTTCTTCGCCGAGGTGCTCCCTCGTTTCAAGGCCGGCATCTATTCCCGCCGCGGCCTCGCGCTCGCCGGGGCCGCCGTCGGGGTCCTTCTGTTAATTTGGGCGAGGATGGTTTGGTTGTACTTCGCCCGGGGTAGCTGAGCCGGGGTTCGCGTTTGGCCGAGAAGCGAACAGTCTTTTTATTGCTCCTGTTGGCGCTCGCCGTCCAGCTGGCGTTCGTGCTGGCTTTGGGCGACGCGCCGCTGAACGCCGACGAGGCGGAGTACGTAACGGCGGCCAGGCGCCTCGCCGGCGGCCTGGGCCTTACGGCGCCGGACGGCCAACTCTACGTCCACCGCCACCCGCCGGGATACGTCGCCTTCTTGGCGGCGATATTTTACGCGGGGGGCGGCGTGTTGGCGGTTCGGCTGGTGCAGGGGGTCGTCGCGGTCCTGACGCTGGGGTTCGTGTACGCTACGGCCCGCGCCGAGTTCGGCTCGCGGACGGCGAAGGTCGCTTTGCTCGCGGGCGCGCTGTACCTGCCCGCCGCTTACTATTCCACCAAGGTCTTAACGGAAGCGCCGTTCACGTTCGCGCTCGTCCTGGGTATATACCTGTTGGCGCGGGGGACGCGGGGCGGGCCGCGGTACCGGTGGCTCGCGTTCGCGGGGGTAACTTTCGGCGCCGCGGCGCTGGTGCGGTCCGTGGCGTTCCCGGTTGCGCTCGCGCTGGCGTTGTTCCTGGCGCTGGGGCGCGACGGCTCGAGGCGCGCGCGGCTGGCGGCCGCGGCGACCTTCGCCTGCGGCATCCTCGTCGTACTGGCGCTGTGGTCGGGGTACGTCTTCTCGCGGACGGGCCGCGTCGTCGCGACGGATACGAACGCGTCGGCCGTATTGTATATCGGAAACAACCCCCGGGCGCCGTACGGCCACACCTGGAAGGCGTTGGAGGACCCGGCGAGCTGCGCGCCGCTGCTCGAGGTGGCCGGCGCGGGCGAGGACGGCTTCCGCGTCGCGGCCGCGTACCGGCGGGAGGCGCTGCGATATATCGCGACGCACCCGGCGCAGACGGCGCTCCGGAGCGTAGGCCGCCTCCTCGACATGCTCGAGCCGGAGCGCTTGTTCGCGGCGACGTACGCCGCCGGCCGCATC
This sequence is a window from bacterium. Protein-coding genes within it:
- a CDS encoding glycosyltransferase family 39 protein is translated as MAEKRTVFLLLLLALAVQLAFVLALGDAPLNADEAEYVTAARRLAGGLGLTAPDGQLYVHRHPPGYVAFLAAIFYAGGGVLAVRLVQGVVAVLTLGFVYATARAEFGSRTAKVALLAGALYLPAAYYSTKVLTEAPFTFALVLGIYLLARGTRGGPRYRWLAFAGVTFGAAALVRSVAFPVALALALFLALGRDGSRRARLAAAATFACGILVVLALWSGYVFSRTGRVVATDTNASAVLYIGNNPRAPYGHTWKALEDPASCAPLLEVAGAGEDGFRVAAAYRREALRYIATHPAQTALRSVGRLLDMLEPERLFAATYAAGRIPALPAGVGWPMAALEAAADAAALALCALGLVLMPAGRLRGILAVSFAVVFVVHGGTLAYPRYHVPLVVAALAAVGYALAAGLPALRERRLSRRQWAALAVVAAALLASWTRMVLLYVLRGQ